A section of the Solea solea chromosome 17, fSolSol10.1, whole genome shotgun sequence genome encodes:
- the LOC131443394 gene encoding NACHT, LRR and PYD domains-containing protein 12-like isoform X2, which produces MKSDQSIGRRINFKDGQKHGELIVDQQRTEVLNGQSVQQHGADLDSIFKLLEENIICFVKKELKKIHKVLDTDHTEVSENQREDEELRSSREAFLKITEDFLRRMKQEKLADKIRASACRRELKSNLKKKFQCLFEGVAKAGNPTLLNEIFTELYITEGGTGEVNEEHEVRQIERASWKTDRPETSIRQEDIFKASAGRDGPIRRVMTKGVAGIGKTVLTQKFTLDWAEDKSNQDMQFMFPFTFRELNVLKEKKFSLVELIHHFFTETKESGICRFEDFKVVFIFDGLDECRLPLDFHNTEILTDVTASTSVDVLLTNLIRGKLLPSARLWITTRPAAANQIPPDCVDMVTEVRGFTNPQKEDYFRKRFRDEKQARRIISHIQTSQSLHIMCHIPVFCWITATVLENMLKTRDGGELPKSLTEMYIHFLVVQSKVKRVKYDGGAETDPHWSPENRKMIKSLGKLAFEQLQKGNLIFYESDLTECGIDITAASVYSGVFTQIFKEERGLYQDKVFCFVHLSVQEFLAALHVHLTFITSGINLLSEPTTSQWSIQTNKPELNHLHQSAVDEALLSPNGHLDLSLRFLLGLSLETNQKLLRGLLTQTGSGSQTNQKTVEYIKKKISENLSAERSINLFHCLNELNHRSLVEEIQWFLRSGRLSTKTLSPAQWSALVFILLSSGKDLEEFDLKKYSASEEALLKLLPVVKASNKALLSGCKLSERSCEALSSVLSSVSSSLRHVDLSNNDLQDPGVKLLCDGLKSPHCSLETLRLSGCNLSERSCEALSSVLSSVSSRLRHVDLSNNDLQDPGVKLLCDGLKNPHCSLETLSLSGCLVSEEGCSSLTSALNSNPSHLRELDLSNNDLQDPGVMLLCDGLKSPHCSLETLSLSGCLVSEEGCSSLTSALNSNPSHLRELDLSYNHPGDSGEKLLSAGLKSPHWRLDTLRIDHVGEQWLKPGLRKYSCELELDTNTMSRELKLSDDNRKVTGVTEDQSYPDHPDRFKSWSQLLCRPGLTGRCYWEVEWRGTVYISLSYRGIKRKGHSSDCWFGYNDQSWSLICSDDRGYSVFHCGTQTPIMSSVSHRVSVYVDCPAGTLSFYSVSSDSLIHLHTFRTTFTEPVYPGFWVCPGSSVSLCPL; this is translated from the exons ctgctggaggagaacatcatctgctttgtgaagaaggagctgaagaagatccacaaggttctggatacagatcacacagaagtctcagagaatcagagggaggatgaggagctgaggagcagcagagaggcctttctgaagatcacagaggacttcttaaggaggatgaagcaggagaagctagctgaca aaattagagcttcagcttgtcgacgtgaactcaaatcaaacctgaagaagaagttccagtgtttgtttgagggcgtggctaaagcaggaaaccccacccttctgaatgagatcttcacagagctctacatcacagagggagggactggagaggtcaatgaagaacatgaggtcagacagattgaaagagcttcctggaaaacagacagaccagaaacatccatcagacaagaagacatctttaaagcctcagctggaagagatggaccaatcagaagagtgatgacaaagggcgtggctggcattgggaaaacagtgttaacacagaagttcactctggactgggctgaagacaaaagcaaccaggacatgcagttcatgtttcccttcaccttcagagagctgaatgtgctgaaagagaagaagttcagtttggtggaactcatccatcacttcttcactgaaaccaaagaatcaggaatctgcaggtttgaagactttaaggtggtcttcatctttgatggtctggacgagtgtcgacttcctctggacttccacaacactgagatcctgactgacgtcacagcgtccacctcagtggacgtgctgctgacaaacctcatcagggggaaactgcttccctctgctcgcctctggataaccacacgacctgcagcagccaatcagatccctcctgactgtgtggacatggtgacagaggtcagagggttcaccaacccacagaaggaggactacttcaggaagaggttcagagatgagaagcaggccaggaggatcatctcccacatccagacatcacaaagcctccacatcatgtgccacatcccagtcttctgctggatcactgcaacagttctggagaacatgctgaaaaccagagatggaggagaactgccAAAGAgcctgactgagatgtacatccacttcctggtggttcagtccaaagtgaagagggtcaaatatgatggaggagctgagactgatccacactggagtccagagaacaggaagatgattaagtctctggggaaactggcttttgagcagctgcagaaaggaaacctgatcttctatgaatcagacctgacagagtgtggcatcgatatcacagcagcttcagtttactcaggagtcttcactcagatctttaaagaggagagaggcctgtaccaggacaaggtcttctgctttgtccatctgagtgttcaggagtttctggctgctcttcatgttcatctgaccttcatcacctctggaatcaatctgttgtcagaaccaacaacgagccagtggtccatacaaacaaacaaacctgaactgaatcatctgcaccagagtgctgtggacgaggccttactgagtccaaatggacacctggacttgtccctccgcttcctcctgggtctttcactggagaccaatcagaagctcttaagaggtctactgacacaaacaggaagtggttcacagaccaatcagaaaacagttgagtacatcaagaagaagatcagtgagaatctgtcagcagagagaagcatcaacctgttccactgtctgaatgaactgaaccatcgttctcttgtggaggagatccaaTGGTTCCTGAGATCAGGACGCctgtccacaaagacactgtctcctgctcagtggtcagctctggtcttcatcttactgtcatcaggaaaagatctggaagagtttgacctgaagaaatactctgcttcagaggaggctcttctgaagctcctgccggtggtcaaagcctccaacaaagctct actgagtggctgtaaactctcagagagaagctgtgaagctctgtcctcagtcctcagctctgtgtcctctagtctgagacacgtggacctgagtaacaacgacctgcaggatccaggagtgaagctgctgtgtgatggactgaagagtcctcactgttctctggagactctcag actgagtggctgtaacctctcagagagaagctgtgaagctctgtcctcagtcctcagctctgtgtcctctcgtctgagacacgtggacctgagtaacaacgacctgcaggatccaggagtgaagttgctgtgtgatggactgaagaatcctcactgttctctggagactctcag tctgtcaggttgtctggtctcagaggaaggatgttcttctctgacctcagctctgaactccaacccctcccatctgagagaactggacctgagtaacaatgacctgcaggatccaggagtgatgctgctgtgtgatggactgaagagtcctcactgttctctggagactctcag tctgtcaggttgtctggtctcagaggaaggatgctCTTCtttgacctcagctctgaactccaacccctcccatctgagagaactggacctgagctacaatcatccaggagactcaggagagaagctgctgtctgctggactgaagagtcctcactggagactggacactctcag gataGACCATGTTGGAGAGCAGtggttaaaacctggtctcaggaagt attcatgtgaactggaactggacacaaacacaatgagcagagaactcaaactgtctgacgacaacaggaaagtgaccggtgtgacagaagatcagtcgtatcctgatcatccagacagatttaagtcctggtctcagctgctgtgtagacctggtctgactggtcgctgttactgggaggtcgagtggagaggaactgtttatatatcactgagttacagaggaatcaagaggaaaggccACAGTTCTGACTGTTGGTTTGGATataatgatcagtcctggagtctgatcTGCTCTGATGATCGTGGTTACTCTGTCTTTCACTGTGGGACACAAacacccatcatgtcctctgtctctcacagagtatcagtgtatgtggactgtcctgctgggactctgtccttctacagcgtctcctctgactcactgatccacctccacaccttcaggaccacattcactgaaccggtttatcctgggttcTGGGTTTGTcctggttcctcagtgtctctgtgtcctctgtag
- the LOC131443394 gene encoding NACHT, LRR and PYD domains-containing protein 3-like isoform X1, with amino-acid sequence MKSDQSIGRRINFKDGQKHGELIVDQQRTEVLNGQSVQQHGADLDSIFKLLEENIICFVKKELKKIHKVLDTDHTEVSENQREDEELRSSREAFLKITEDFLRRMKQEKLADKIRASACRRELKSNLKKKFQCLFEGVAKAGNPTLLNEIFTELYITEGGTGEVNEEHEVRQIERASWKTDRPETSIRQEDIFKASAGRDGPIRRVMTKGVAGIGKTVLTQKFTLDWAEDKSNQDMQFMFPFTFRELNVLKEKKFSLVELIHHFFTETKESGICRFEDFKVVFIFDGLDECRLPLDFHNTEILTDVTASTSVDVLLTNLIRGKLLPSARLWITTRPAAANQIPPDCVDMVTEVRGFTNPQKEDYFRKRFRDEKQARRIISHIQTSQSLHIMCHIPVFCWITATVLENMLKTRDGGELPKSLTEMYIHFLVVQSKVKRVKYDGGAETDPHWSPENRKMIKSLGKLAFEQLQKGNLIFYESDLTECGIDITAASVYSGVFTQIFKEERGLYQDKVFCFVHLSVQEFLAALHVHLTFITSGINLLSEPTTSQWSIQTNKPELNHLHQSAVDEALLSPNGHLDLSLRFLLGLSLETNQKLLRGLLTQTGSGSQTNQKTVEYIKKKISENLSAERSINLFHCLNELNHRSLVEEIQWFLRSGRLSTKTLSPAQWSALVFILLSSGKDLEEFDLKKYSASEEALLKLLPVVKASNKALLSGCKLSERSCEALSSVLSSVSSSLRHVDLSNNDLQDPGVKLLCDGLKSPHCSLETLSLSGCLVSEEGCSSLTSALNSNPSHLRELDLSNNDLQDPGVMLLCDGLKSPHCSLETLSLSGCLVSEEGCSSLTSALNSNPSHLRELDLSYNHPGDSGEKLLSAGLKSPHWRLDTLRYSPLPPPPSSSCSSAVFKLVSRFRLKMSCYYVFLCQ; translated from the exons ctgctggaggagaacatcatctgctttgtgaagaaggagctgaagaagatccacaaggttctggatacagatcacacagaagtctcagagaatcagagggaggatgaggagctgaggagcagcagagaggcctttctgaagatcacagaggacttcttaaggaggatgaagcaggagaagctagctgaca aaattagagcttcagcttgtcgacgtgaactcaaatcaaacctgaagaagaagttccagtgtttgtttgagggcgtggctaaagcaggaaaccccacccttctgaatgagatcttcacagagctctacatcacagagggagggactggagaggtcaatgaagaacatgaggtcagacagattgaaagagcttcctggaaaacagacagaccagaaacatccatcagacaagaagacatctttaaagcctcagctggaagagatggaccaatcagaagagtgatgacaaagggcgtggctggcattgggaaaacagtgttaacacagaagttcactctggactgggctgaagacaaaagcaaccaggacatgcagttcatgtttcccttcaccttcagagagctgaatgtgctgaaagagaagaagttcagtttggtggaactcatccatcacttcttcactgaaaccaaagaatcaggaatctgcaggtttgaagactttaaggtggtcttcatctttgatggtctggacgagtgtcgacttcctctggacttccacaacactgagatcctgactgacgtcacagcgtccacctcagtggacgtgctgctgacaaacctcatcagggggaaactgcttccctctgctcgcctctggataaccacacgacctgcagcagccaatcagatccctcctgactgtgtggacatggtgacagaggtcagagggttcaccaacccacagaaggaggactacttcaggaagaggttcagagatgagaagcaggccaggaggatcatctcccacatccagacatcacaaagcctccacatcatgtgccacatcccagtcttctgctggatcactgcaacagttctggagaacatgctgaaaaccagagatggaggagaactgccAAAGAgcctgactgagatgtacatccacttcctggtggttcagtccaaagtgaagagggtcaaatatgatggaggagctgagactgatccacactggagtccagagaacaggaagatgattaagtctctggggaaactggcttttgagcagctgcagaaaggaaacctgatcttctatgaatcagacctgacagagtgtggcatcgatatcacagcagcttcagtttactcaggagtcttcactcagatctttaaagaggagagaggcctgtaccaggacaaggtcttctgctttgtccatctgagtgttcaggagtttctggctgctcttcatgttcatctgaccttcatcacctctggaatcaatctgttgtcagaaccaacaacgagccagtggtccatacaaacaaacaaacctgaactgaatcatctgcaccagagtgctgtggacgaggccttactgagtccaaatggacacctggacttgtccctccgcttcctcctgggtctttcactggagaccaatcagaagctcttaagaggtctactgacacaaacaggaagtggttcacagaccaatcagaaaacagttgagtacatcaagaagaagatcagtgagaatctgtcagcagagagaagcatcaacctgttccactgtctgaatgaactgaaccatcgttctcttgtggaggagatccaaTGGTTCCTGAGATCAGGACGCctgtccacaaagacactgtctcctgctcagtggtcagctctggtcttcatcttactgtcatcaggaaaagatctggaagagtttgacctgaagaaatactctgcttcagaggaggctcttctgaagctcctgccggtggtcaaagcctccaacaaagctct actgagtggctgtaaactctcagagagaagctgtgaagctctgtcctcagtcctcagctctgtgtcctctagtctgagacacgtggacctgagtaacaacgacctgcaggatccaggagtgaagctgctgtgtgatggactgaagagtcctcactgttctctggagactctcag tctgtcaggttgtctggtctcagaggaaggatgttcttctctgacctcagctctgaactccaacccctcccatctgagagaactggacctgagtaacaatgacctgcaggatccaggagtgatgctgctgtgtgatggactgaagagtcctcactgttctctggagactctcag tctgtcaggttgtctggtctcagaggaaggatgctCTTCtttgacctcagctctgaactccaacccctcccatctgagagaactggacctgagctacaatcatccaggagactcaggagagaagctgctgtctgctggactgaagagtcctcactggagactggacactctcaggtattctcctcttcctcctcctccttcctcttcatgttcatcagcagtattcaaacttgtcagcaggttcaggttgaagatgtcctgttattatgttttcctctgtcagtga